DNA sequence from the Tachysurus fulvidraco isolate hzauxx_2018 chromosome 1, HZAU_PFXX_2.0, whole genome shotgun sequence genome:
ATTCAAAATCAAACCTACagactttttaatttctttatccACTGCTGCTATCGTCGATGAGAAATTATTTTCATACTGTATTATAAAATGCACTTCTGGACCTCTCAATCCTACTACTAAATTTCCAGGTATTCCATTAAAACTATTTGTGTTAAAAATTTTGATAAAGTTTGTAGAGACAGAATTAAGccaaataaaacttaaaagcgtttttaaaaagtgtaaattCTTCATATCACAAAGGGAGTCTCTAACACCCAAATGTGAACACCAATCACATCAGATCACAATGACCAGCGCTAATCAATTAATTTTACTGTAGAATTTTAACTTAATTGCTCTCTGAAATCACTGGATCCGGCCTAACAATTGAACCTTGAAGCATTTTTAAGTCATAATGAATGCACAATTAAAATGGTACATGATCTGTATGctttatttgaaagtaattatttgttaattaaacaatcgatcgatcgatcgatcgatcgattgattagttagttggttggttgattgaaCTTTTATTCTAGGACACATGATCCTGTCCTATTGCTTCTAACAGTAAAAGCCATAAAAAGTTTTAATCTACACCCATTAAAATCTACAGTGTGTGCATCTATTTTAACCCGCTTTCTGAAAGATCTGGTTTAActgcaaactcacacacacacacacacacacacacacacacacacacacacacacacacacacacacacacacacacacacattccataaAGATGCAGAGTGAGGAGAGTCACACACGAAAACTTCTCAGTTTACACTATTGCAAaagtgtccgtagtgtgtgactgcgtgagtgaatgagagtgtgtgtccagggtgtatcctgccttgatgcccgatgacgcctgagacccgaggtagttcagataaaagaataaaataatgaatgaatgaatgaatgaaagaaagaaagaaagaaagaaagaaagaaagaaagaaagaaagaaagaaagaaagaaagaaagaaagaaattgcacattatgttatgttactaaATCAGTGCCGGAAAAGTACATGAATGAATTCCTCATGACCAGATGCATACGGGACACAATGCTTTTGATGTAAAATGGGGTTTACACTCATGATACTATTATATGAGCAGCTATAAATGAACCTAAAAAAAGAGCACAACTGTTGCATTTCCTGTAATTTTAAGACcataaacaaggcccttaaatgaaatatttgatgAATTGATCAGTACTGAtagtataaaacacacacacacacacacacacacacacacacacacacacacacacacacacacacacacacacacacacacacacttgaatatATCAGTTGCTGCCACAGTCACACATGTTCTGAAATGTCAGTACAGTGCAGGTCAGTATGTGCTGGAGGAAATGGAGCGACTTTTTGGAAACATACCAAAAGCCTTAGAGACATCACCAGGACAGGTACATCCTCCATCCTGGGTGAGAAAGCATAAAGAAACTGATTAAAATCTAGAAGAAGATTTGCTCCCCTAAATAAAAGCCTTGGACTAGTTAGATAAGTGTATCTCACAGAGATGATGTGTCCACCCAGGCCATGTGCAGCATCAGCACACTCGATTACAGCACTCATCTGAGGGTAGTCCACTCCTGTCTTCTTCCGGGTTGTACACACTGAGCCTGAGGAACAGAAGAACCAGCATAtgtgatatataataaataattaagacacatatgtaatgaTTGACAACACTCAGATACCAGTGGATGATATCTACTAGCTGTTTAACCCCAAAACCACCTGTTTTAGCATCATGAGAATTGAATGACACGATATACAGTAGTGTTATCACCTGGACCGATGCCCACTTTAATGATGTCGGCACCAGCGAGAATCAGCTCCTCCACCATCTCTCCCGTGACCACATTACCAGCCTTGATTGACAGAAGTTTACAACAATGTTTACAACAAATTCCATTGCTCTAGCTCACTATCAGTCTGTATAAACAGTGTGCTGTGTTTGCTATACAGGGTGAATCACTGACCATGATGGTGTGTGAAGGGAACTTCTGCCTCACGTCCTTGACAAAATGCACAAAGTGTTCTGAATAACCATTCGCTACGTCGACACAAACGTACTGGATCTGAGGCACAGCTGCCAAGATAGCAGCGAGCCTCTCGAAATCGTTCTCGCCTGTTCCCGTACTGACAGCCACACtctgaagacagacagagagacacagagggaaTGTGACCTTCGGAGCAGAATCACTACTAAGTGTATTCATTAGTAAGGAATTAAAACATGACGAGGTTGTGTGATGTGAAGCCTGTTATCATCCTACAAGTTAATCACATCACAAAGTGTATTCCTTTTATACCCTGTGGATGCTTTGCCGCAAACTCCTTCCAGTCATCTGTAGAGTAATGTTTGTGGACGGCAGTGAAAAGTGAGAACTGGAGGAAAAAACAGTGGATTAGTAAACCTACTTATTGAAGTTTGTGAGATTACATGCGCTTTAACCCAGAACAAATAAATTACTTTCTGTACTAACAATGCtcttattattaatttgtgtgtgtgtgtgtgtgtgtgtgtgtgtgtgtgtgtgtgtgtgtgtgtgtgtgtgtgtgtgtgtgtgtgtgagagagagagagagagagagagagagagagagagagagagagagagaga
Encoded proteins:
- the LOC125141066 gene encoding GMP reductase 2-like, which gives rise to MNTLSSDSAPKVTFPLCLSVCLQSVAVSTGTGENDFERLAAILAAVPQIQYVCVDVANGYSEHFVHFVKDVRQKFPSHTIMAGNVVTGEMVEELILAGADIIKVGIGPGSVCTTRKKTGVDYPQMSAVIECADAAHGLGGHIISDGGCTCPGDVSKAFGMFPKSRSISSSTY